One genomic window of Pseudanabaenaceae cyanobacterium SKYG29 includes the following:
- a CDS encoding phycobilisome rod-core linker polypeptide produces MAITTSSGAVDARPQLYQTALSATIVQLEQQDRYPGRTELEDLNTFYQSSLKRLEIAAIITQNSETIVSKGAGRIFTGGSPMAFLEKPKEEEKKGMDGQRIDIVRAMTLGTVTYAEASSGFFELLRSFFSAEGVIEIPPGFRPINIATYGAERMKKSLRDLSWFVRYTTYAMVAGDPNILAQNVRGLREIIENACSADATLVALQAMRNAAMSYFRNDQEAKDIVAQYFNVAIAEFKAPTPSNKLRQRDSRDLQGLSLPQIYFNTAERRQKFVMKPGLSASEKNEVIKAAYRQIFERDITRAYGLKLDDLESKVKNGEISMKEFIRRLGKSPLYRDQFFTPYINSRALELAFKHFLGRAPESREEVQKYFAIVSQGGLPALIDALVDSREYSDYFGEETVPYKRGLGQEAQPARNWGAQFDLFNYSAPFRKIPQFITLFASYKKPLPDQHVYGSGNDPLEIQFGAIFPKETRNPSASPAYFSKDTRRILIRNGPAITNQVSNPGARGEAPGSLGPRVLKLDQLPAFKGKKYNKNASVKFAETSTQAVIRAIYQQVIGRQVYEGQRLTVDEIKLENGEITVREFVRRLAKSPLFRDLYWSKLYVCKAIEYIHRRLLGRPTYGREEMNRYYDICYKKGFYALVDAIIDSKEYEESFGEDTVPYERYLTPKGLALRTNRLATVGTKGMMVEKEETPKFITLGQPTMQMNDYVIKTLIEQGVSKKREQRKIFKLTNLDPVSVQALARAAYRQVFERDMDAYVADAQFSRYVSKLQNGEITVKEFILALGTSDLYIKEFYTPYPNTKVIELGTKHFLGRAPLDQAEIRKYNQLLATKGIKAFIFALVNSQEYAEVFGEDTVPYNRFATFPAANFPNTQKLYNQLTKQDKSIVVPSFPPIQPRMDAAEMPLTKQLLTK; encoded by the coding sequence AAGGAAGAAGAGAAAAAGGGGATGGATGGGCAAAGAATTGACATTGTCCGTGCTATGACCCTGGGAACAGTCACCTATGCGGAAGCGAGCAGTGGTTTCTTTGAACTATTGCGTTCCTTCTTCAGTGCAGAGGGTGTAATAGAGATTCCCCCTGGCTTCCGTCCCATTAACATTGCCACCTACGGTGCCGAGCGGATGAAGAAATCCCTAAGGGACTTGAGTTGGTTTGTGCGCTATACCACCTATGCCATGGTGGCAGGTGACCCCAATATCTTGGCACAGAACGTGCGGGGCTTGCGGGAAATTATTGAAAATGCCTGCTCTGCCGATGCCACGCTGGTAGCTCTCCAAGCGATGCGCAATGCAGCTATGAGTTACTTCCGCAATGACCAAGAGGCAAAGGACATTGTTGCCCAGTATTTCAATGTAGCAATTGCGGAATTCAAAGCCCCTACCCCTTCCAACAAACTGCGGCAACGGGACTCCAGGGACTTGCAGGGGTTGAGCTTACCGCAAATTTACTTCAATACAGCGGAGAGAAGGCAGAAATTTGTCATGAAGCCTGGTCTATCTGCCAGTGAGAAGAATGAGGTAATTAAAGCTGCCTACCGTCAGATTTTTGAACGGGATATTACCCGCGCCTACGGACTTAAACTAGACGACCTGGAATCCAAGGTAAAGAATGGTGAGATTTCCATGAAGGAATTCATCCGCCGTCTGGGTAAGTCCCCCCTCTACCGTGACCAGTTCTTTACTCCCTACATCAACTCCCGCGCTTTGGAATTAGCCTTTAAGCATTTCCTGGGGCGTGCCCCTGAGTCTCGCGAAGAGGTGCAAAAGTATTTTGCCATCGTGTCCCAGGGTGGTTTGCCTGCCCTCATTGATGCCCTGGTAGATTCCCGCGAATACAGCGACTACTTTGGCGAGGAGACTGTACCTTATAAGCGAGGACTGGGACAGGAAGCCCAACCTGCCCGTAACTGGGGTGCCCAATTTGACCTGTTCAACTATTCTGCCCCCTTCCGTAAGATTCCCCAGTTCATTACCCTGTTTGCCAGTTACAAGAAGCCGCTGCCGGATCAACACGTTTACGGTTCGGGCAATGACCCCCTGGAAATTCAATTTGGGGCTATCTTCCCCAAGGAAACCCGCAACCCCAGTGCTTCCCCTGCCTACTTTAGCAAGGATACCCGTCGCATCCTCATTCGCAATGGCCCTGCAATTACCAACCAAGTCAGCAATCCTGGGGCAAGGGGAGAAGCGCCAGGTAGTCTCGGTCCCAGAGTCTTGAAGTTGGATCAGTTGCCTGCTTTTAAGGGGAAAAAGTACAACAAGAATGCTAGTGTTAAATTTGCGGAAACTTCTACCCAGGCGGTCATCCGTGCTATCTACCAGCAAGTGATCGGTCGTCAGGTCTATGAGGGGCAGCGCCTTACTGTGGATGAAATCAAACTGGAGAACGGAGAAATTACCGTGCGGGAATTCGTCCGCCGTCTGGCTAAATCCCCCCTCTTCCGTGACCTCTATTGGTCAAAATTGTATGTGTGCAAGGCGATCGAGTACATTCACCGCCGCCTGTTGGGTCGTCCCACCTATGGTCGGGAGGAGATGAACCGCTACTATGACATTTGCTACAAGAAGGGGTTTTATGCCCTGGTGGATGCCATCATCGATAGCAAGGAGTACGAGGAAAGTTTTGGGGAAGACACGGTTCCCTATGAGCGCTATTTGACTCCCAAGGGTCTAGCGCTGCGCACCAATCGGCTGGCAACGGTGGGCACTAAGGGCATGATGGTGGAAAAAGAAGAAACACCTAAGTTCATCACCCTTGGTCAACCCACGATGCAGATGAATGACTATGTGATCAAGACTCTGATAGAGCAGGGTGTCAGCAAGAAGCGGGAGCAGCGCAAAATCTTCAAGCTCACCAACCTCGACCCTGTCAGTGTACAAGCCTTGGCACGGGCTGCTTATCGCCAGGTATTCGAGCGGGATATGGATGCCTACGTGGCTGATGCTCAGTTTAGTCGCTATGTCAGTAAGTTGCAGAATGGGGAGATCACGGTGAAGGAGTTTATCCTGGCCCTTGGTACTTCCGATCTCTACATCAAGGAGTTCTATACTCCCTATCCCAATACCAAGGTGATTGAATTAGGGACTAAACACTTCCTGGGCAGAGCGCCCCTTGATCAGGCGGAAATCCGTAAATACAACCAGTTGTTGGCGACCAAGGGCATCAAGGCATTCATCTTTGCCCTCGTAAACAGCCAGGAGTACGCTGAGGTGTTTGGTGAAGATACGGTGCCCTACAACCGCTTTGCCACTTTCCCAGCTGCTAATTTCCCCAATACCCAGAAGCTCTACAATCAGCTGACGAAGCAGGATAAATCGATCGTTGTGCCCAGCTTTCCCCCCATCCAACCGCGGATGGATGCAGCGGAAATGCCCCTGACTAAGCAATTGCTAACTAAGTAG
- a CDS encoding exopolyphosphatase, whose product MAKYRLITRSDLDGIVCAVILKELDLIDEIVFAHPKDMQDGKITVTERDITANLPYVPGVYLAFDHHYSETLRLASAPPNLIIDPEAPSAARVVYNYYGGKLKLPQLSQEMMAAVDKSDAAQFTLEEILQPTGWTLLSFLLDARTGLGRFKDFRISNYQLMLDLTEYLRTMSIAEVMAQPDVKERVDLYREYEDKFKAQLQRVCQVIHPLVVVDLREEEIIYPGNRFMVYALNPDCNISMHIIWGVKQQNTVFAVGKSILNRTSPVNVGALMLRYGGGGHTNAGTCQVDNDRVEAVREELIQTILNLSQEVMLTP is encoded by the coding sequence ATGGCAAAGTATAGATTGATTACTCGCAGCGACCTAGATGGGATTGTCTGCGCTGTCATTCTAAAGGAACTAGACTTAATCGATGAAATTGTCTTTGCCCACCCCAAGGATATGCAGGATGGCAAGATAACAGTCACCGAGCGGGACATTACTGCCAATTTGCCCTACGTTCCCGGCGTGTATCTCGCCTTCGACCACCACTACAGTGAGACCCTGCGCTTGGCATCTGCCCCCCCCAATCTTATTATCGACCCAGAGGCTCCTTCCGCAGCACGGGTGGTCTACAACTACTATGGCGGTAAGCTGAAATTGCCCCAACTATCCCAGGAGATGATGGCAGCGGTGGACAAGTCGGATGCTGCCCAGTTTACGCTAGAGGAAATTTTGCAACCCACAGGCTGGACTTTGCTGAGTTTTTTACTAGATGCCCGCACTGGTTTGGGACGGTTCAAGGATTTCCGTATTTCCAACTATCAATTGATGCTGGATTTGACAGAATATCTGCGCACCATGTCCATTGCGGAGGTGATGGCGCAGCCCGATGTCAAGGAGAGAGTCGACCTCTACAGAGAATACGAGGACAAGTTCAAAGCCCAGTTACAACGAGTGTGCCAAGTGATTCACCCCCTAGTGGTTGTGGACTTACGGGAAGAAGAAATAATCTACCCTGGCAATCGCTTTATGGTCTACGCCCTCAACCCGGACTGTAATATTTCTATGCACATTATTTGGGGTGTCAAACAACAAAATACTGTCTTTGCCGTTGGTAAATCTATCCTCAATCGCACTTCCCCTGTCAATGTCGGTGCTCTAATGCTGCGCTACGGGGGGGGCGGGCACACTAACGCCGGTACCTGTCAGGTTGATAACGATCGGGTAGAGGCAGTGCGAGAAGAACTAATCCAAACCATTCTCAACCTCTCCCAAGAGGTCATGCTTACCCCGTAG
- the hisA gene encoding 1-(5-phosphoribosyl)-5-[(5-phosphoribosylamino)methylideneamino]imidazole-4-carboxamide isomerase, with protein sequence MEIIPAIDILEGRCVRLYQGDYQQAEVFSDDPLAVARRWYEEGAHALHVVDLDGARSGEPQNLKVIEAIARSVPVHVQVGGGLRSRNTIMAVLSTGVSRVILGTIAVEAPQLVADICGEFPGQVLVSIDARNGKVATQGWLHTAEVCATELAPRLATLGIAGIVYTDIQRDGTLQGPNLEQLRQLAMAVDVPIIASGGISTVQDLLNLLTLEPLGVTGVIIGKALYTGNLDLKTAIRAVRYQDVTSDRGWA encoded by the coding sequence ATGGAAATCATCCCCGCGATCGACATCCTAGAGGGGCGGTGCGTTAGGTTGTATCAGGGGGACTATCAGCAAGCGGAAGTGTTCAGCGATGACCCCCTAGCAGTCGCCCGCCGCTGGTATGAGGAAGGTGCCCATGCTCTCCACGTGGTGGATTTAGACGGTGCCCGATCGGGGGAACCCCAAAACCTCAAAGTTATCGAGGCGATTGCGCGGTCAGTTCCCGTTCATGTACAGGTGGGGGGAGGATTGCGCAGTCGTAATACAATTATGGCAGTATTATCGACAGGAGTCAGTCGGGTCATTTTGGGCACGATTGCTGTGGAAGCACCCCAGTTGGTGGCAGATATTTGTGGGGAATTTCCCGGTCAGGTGCTGGTCAGTATTGATGCCAGAAATGGCAAAGTGGCGACCCAGGGCTGGCTACACACAGCGGAAGTTTGCGCCACTGAATTAGCCCCCCGTTTAGCCACCTTGGGGATTGCGGGTATTGTCTACACAGACATTCAGCGGGACGGTACCCTGCAAGGACCTAACCTCGAGCAACTCCGTCAACTGGCAATGGCGGTAGATGTGCCTATTATCGCTTCAGGTGGTATCAGTACTGTGCAAGACCTGTTAAATTTGCTCACCCTTGAACCTTTGGGAGTCACAGGGGTAATTATTGGTAAAGCTCTCTATACTGGCAATCTTGACCTCAAAACTGCTATACGTGCTGTGCGCTACCAAGATGTCACCAGTGATCGGGGCTGGGCGTAA
- the zwf gene encoding glucose-6-phosphate dehydrogenase, which produces MVQALIEENPLRVGLTQERTPEPLILVIFGASGDLTARKLVPAVYHLRQQRRLPPEITIVGVARREWSHDYFREQMRQGVETYGQGIGAEAVWQDFAQGLYYCAADMDDPASYQKLNKLLTELDEIRGTRGNRVFYLAVAPKFFAEAIRQLGYAGMIKSPEKTRLVIEKPFGRDLSSCQELNKVVQQVCDERQVYRIDHYLGKETVQNLLVLRFANAIFEPLWNRQYVDHIQITVAESVGVEDRAGYYETAGALRDMLQNHLMQLFCLTAMEPPNQLEADALRNEKVKVIQATHLADTKNLQYAAVRAQYGPGWMKGKEVPGYRSEPGVNPNSTRETYVAMKFFVDNWRWQGVPFYLRTGKRMPKKVTEIAIEFRQVPYLLFKSVAGQVSPNILILRIQPNEGVALRFEAKMPGTELRSRSVEMDFAYGKTFGIGGSDAYDRLLLDCMLGDQTLFTRADEVEAAWQLVTPALNAWDIPTDPNSIPLYEAGTWGPKEAEELINRDGRQWRRI; this is translated from the coding sequence ATGGTGCAAGCACTAATAGAAGAGAATCCCCTAAGAGTAGGACTAACTCAGGAACGCACACCGGAACCGTTAATCCTTGTTATCTTCGGGGCATCAGGGGACTTAACGGCGCGTAAGTTAGTACCAGCAGTTTATCATCTCCGCCAGCAGCGGCGGTTGCCACCGGAAATTACGATCGTGGGGGTGGCACGGCGGGAGTGGAGTCACGATTATTTTCGGGAGCAGATGCGCCAGGGAGTGGAGACCTACGGGCAGGGGATAGGAGCTGAGGCGGTGTGGCAGGACTTTGCCCAGGGTTTGTACTACTGTGCTGCTGACATGGACGACCCTGCCAGTTATCAGAAACTCAATAAACTCCTAACGGAACTAGACGAGATTAGGGGGACACGGGGCAATCGTGTCTTTTATCTGGCAGTGGCACCGAAATTCTTCGCCGAAGCGATTCGTCAACTGGGCTACGCTGGCATGATTAAAAGTCCAGAAAAGACTCGCCTGGTGATTGAAAAGCCCTTTGGTCGAGATTTGTCCTCTTGTCAAGAACTGAACAAAGTAGTGCAGCAGGTCTGTGATGAACGGCAGGTCTATCGCATCGACCACTATCTTGGTAAAGAAACTGTCCAGAACCTGTTAGTATTGCGCTTTGCCAATGCTATCTTTGAACCCCTGTGGAACCGTCAGTACGTTGACCACATCCAAATTACCGTTGCCGAAAGTGTGGGAGTAGAAGACCGGGCTGGCTATTACGAAACCGCTGGGGCATTGCGGGATATGTTGCAGAACCATTTGATGCAGTTGTTCTGTCTGACAGCCATGGAACCCCCTAACCAACTGGAGGCGGATGCTCTCAGAAATGAAAAAGTCAAAGTGATCCAAGCTACCCACCTGGCTGATACCAAAAATCTGCAGTACGCAGCAGTTAGAGCGCAGTACGGACCAGGGTGGATGAAGGGCAAGGAGGTGCCAGGATACCGATCGGAGCCGGGGGTTAATCCCAACTCCACCAGGGAAACCTATGTAGCAATGAAGTTTTTCGTGGACAACTGGCGGTGGCAGGGGGTACCCTTTTATCTCCGCACAGGGAAGCGCATGCCCAAAAAGGTGACGGAAATTGCGATTGAGTTTCGCCAAGTGCCCTATCTTTTGTTCAAATCAGTGGCAGGGCAAGTTAGTCCTAACATTCTTATCCTGCGCATTCAGCCCAATGAGGGAGTCGCTCTCAGATTTGAGGCAAAAATGCCAGGGACAGAGTTGCGCTCCCGCTCGGTGGAGATGGATTTTGCCTATGGTAAAACCTTTGGCATTGGCGGGTCAGATGCCTACGACCGCTTGCTGCTAGACTGTATGTTGGGTGACCAAACCCTATTTACCCGCGCTGATGAAGTAGAAGCAGCTTGGCAATTGGTGACTCCCGCCCTCAATGCTTGGGATATACCTACTGACCCCAACTCTATTCCTCTCTACGAAGCGGGGACATGGGGGCCCAAGGAAGCGGAAGAGCTAATTAACCGGGATGGAAGACAGTGGAGGCGCATATGA